From the Planktothrix sp. FACHB-1365 genome, the window ATGCTGAGGATGATCAAACCCTGAATTCTATTTTTTCCCAATCCCGTGATTTAATGCAAATCATTGGTGATTGTGGAGATGAATATCGATAATTTGTTGAGGGTTATCAACTCCTAACGATTTTTTAACGCCTGAACCGCGCGAACCAATCGTTTTAGATAAGGTTTAATTAAAGTTTGTTGTTCGGTTTGTAAGGTATTAACTTGCTGAGAAAGCTGATCAATTTGGGTGTGAATTGTCGCTGAATCTGCAACAGATTGACTCACCCAGGCTTCTAAAGCCGTTGTTAAGGATTGATGTTCCTGTCCTTCCAAATGAGGGGTAAAAGTCTGTGTTGAGGTCTTCAATTGATCAATAGCTTCTTGCATTAACTGAAACCGCACATTCATCACTTCCCAATCCTCTTGTCGCAACGCATTTTTTTCTAACCGTTGAGTTACCCGTTGTAACTCCGTGAGCACATCCGTAATCGGATCAAGTTCATTCGATTCTGGGGGTAAGGTTTGCAGTTGCTCATGCAACGATTCCACGACCCCGTGAACATCCGTAATTGCTGCATCCAGATTTTGACGCATATTCTGTTCAAACCGTTGACGATTAACAAGATTGAACAACAACGCCGCACTGAGGGGAGTCAGCGCATACAGAACAGGCTGATACCATGCCGCAATCAGCGTTCCCAGTGCGGTTCCCCCAACAGAAACATACTCAGCTAACTTCCACCCATCCACAGGGTTTCGTGACGGTTTTAATGATTCTGGGCTATCTTCCATAGTTGATTTAATAATTCCCCCTTATTTTAGCAATAGGGGGAGAGTGGTTAACTAATACCTCTAAAATCAATCAATTTAATCACCCTGAATTCTTCACATCCAGTTTTAACCCTTGGGTTTGAGCGGGGGAACTTAACCATGCCTTTTCTGCTTGTGTAGCAACATAATCAGCAACGGTTTTAATTTCTTCAGCCGTTAACCGATTTTTAAAGGCAGGCATCGCATTTTTACCATTTGTTACTTGATTAATTATTGCAACTTGAGCATCTTCTTCATATCCTTTTAAGTATTTAACCAAAGCTTCTTTTTTCAAAGTTTTATTAGCAACAACCACATTATTTCCATTAATATGGCAGGCGGCACAGAAATTAGAAAAAATTTTAGATCCATTTAACGCCTCTTCTGCTAATACAGGTTGAGGTAGGATTAACGTTAACAATACAAAACTTAGAATAAAAACTGATAATAATTTTTTCAATTGAATCTCCTTGAATCAGAAATAGGCAACTGGTAACACAAAGATTTTACATCTAAAATAAAAACACGGTATGTCCCTCCACAGAGAAACCGACGAGCTTCTAATTTGTTGAACCATACCATAAAGTTAATCTGGGGGGAAAGCTTTCGCCAGAAAATAATACCTAGTTGTAATCACCTCACTCCCTAAGCAAAAACTGCTAGGTGTTAACGGAAATGATAACAGCTTGTGAGTAATAATACTGAATTTAACAGGATATCCTCGATTTGTGATCCAGCTTA encodes:
- the petJ gene encoding cytochrome c6 PetJ, with the protein product MKKLLSVFILSFVLLTLILPQPVLAEEALNGSKIFSNFCAACHINGNNVVVANKTLKKEALVKYLKGYEEDAQVAIINQVTNGKNAMPAFKNRLTAEEIKTVADYVATQAEKAWLSSPAQTQGLKLDVKNSG